The Streptomyces sp. NBC_00224 genome has a window encoding:
- a CDS encoding maleylpyruvate isomerase family mycothiol-dependent enzyme — translation MIDHAHDLASVREATDRLLTAAAELDNAAVAEPSRLPGWSRGHVLAHVARNADALVNVLAGRPMYESAEARDADIARDAARPLDAHLADLRESAARFQEEGARPADWTRTVELRNGVLDQAARIPFRRLIEVELHHVDLGVGYDLEDLPDEFVRREIQFLADRFSGSASVPPVTLTGNNGHTLRTGGTEGTPVTVGGPAWDLLGWLAGRRDGAALEASGGPLPALPPL, via the coding sequence ATGATTGATCATGCGCACGACCTGGCATCTGTACGGGAAGCCACCGACCGGCTGCTCACCGCAGCCGCCGAACTGGACAACGCGGCAGTCGCCGAGCCGTCACGGCTGCCGGGCTGGAGCCGCGGGCACGTGCTCGCCCATGTCGCCCGCAACGCGGACGCGCTCGTCAACGTGCTCGCCGGCCGCCCCATGTACGAGAGCGCCGAGGCCCGGGACGCCGACATCGCGCGCGACGCGGCGCGCCCGCTCGACGCCCACCTCGCCGACCTGCGCGAGAGCGCGGCCCGCTTCCAGGAGGAGGGCGCCCGGCCCGCCGACTGGACCCGCACGGTCGAGCTCCGCAACGGCGTCCTCGACCAGGCCGCCCGCATCCCCTTCCGGCGGCTGATCGAGGTCGAGCTGCACCACGTCGACCTGGGGGTCGGCTACGACCTTGAGGACCTGCCGGACGAGTTCGTCCGGCGCGAGATCCAGTTCCTGGCCGACCGCTTCTCGGGGAGCGCCTCGGTTCCGCCGGTCACCCTCACCGGCAACAACGGCCACACCCTGCGCACCGGCGGCACCGAGGGCACCCCGGTGACCGTCGGCGGCCCGGCATGGGACCTGCTGGGCTGGCTCGCGGGCCGCAGGGACGGCGCCGCCCTGGAGGCCTCGGGCGGCCCGCTGCCCGCCCTGCCGCCCCTGTAG
- a CDS encoding MBL fold metallo-hydrolase has product MTYSGTVKVGGPADVHELGDLMISKVAVGPMDNNAYLLRCRATGEQLLIDAAAEPSTLLTLIGDDGIKSVVTTHRHGDHWQALAEVVAATGATTYAGRYDAEGIPVPTDVPVEDGDTIRVGRVELTARRLVGHTPGSIALFYDDPHGHPHLFTGDCLFPGGVGNTHKDPQAFASLIHDVETKLFAVLPDETWVYPGHGNDTTLGEERPKLPEWHARGW; this is encoded by the coding sequence ATGACGTACAGCGGCACGGTGAAGGTCGGCGGTCCGGCGGATGTCCACGAGCTCGGGGATCTGATGATCTCCAAGGTCGCGGTCGGCCCGATGGACAACAACGCGTATTTGCTGCGCTGCCGGGCCACCGGCGAGCAGCTGCTGATCGACGCGGCGGCCGAGCCCTCGACCCTCCTGACGCTGATCGGTGACGACGGCATCAAGTCCGTCGTCACCACCCACCGTCACGGCGACCACTGGCAGGCGCTCGCCGAGGTCGTCGCCGCCACCGGCGCGACGACCTACGCGGGCCGCTACGACGCCGAGGGGATCCCCGTGCCGACCGACGTCCCCGTCGAAGACGGGGACACGATCCGCGTCGGCCGGGTCGAGCTGACCGCCCGCCGCCTGGTCGGCCACACCCCGGGCTCGATCGCGCTGTTCTACGACGACCCGCACGGCCACCCGCACCTGTTCACCGGCGACTGCCTGTTCCCGGGCGGGGTCGGCAACACCCACAAGGACCCGCAGGCCTTCGCCAGCCTCATCCACGACGTGGAGACCAAGCTCTTCGCGGTCCTGCCGGACGAGACCTGGGTCTACCCGGGCCACGGCAACGACACCACGCTCGGCGAGGAACGCCCCAAGCTGCCGGAGTGGCACGCGCGCGGCTGGTAG
- a CDS encoding MFS transporter translates to MTRLAAASLAGTAVEFYDFFVYGTAAALVLGPLFFPTFSPLAGTLAAFGTFGIGFIARPLGSVVFGHIGDRYGRRPVLFLSLLLTGLATVAIGCVPSYATIGAAAPVLLLVLRFLQGLGLGGEWGGAVLLTVEHAPARRRALWSSIPQMGPSLGFLLANGVMLALSAGLTDAEFRAWGWRIPFWGAGLLAAGGLLLRSSLTETPQFQELGERARLPLAEVLRDHWRLVLLTAGALSVGYAVFYAVTTWALAYATERLGVSRTVMLVCVMAAVAVKGALTPVSAMLADRYGRRPLCLAGCTACALWMFPTVALLQTGEPLLMFAGILGALLAFITMFAVIAAYLPELYEPRVRCTGAAVGYNLGGVLGGALTPLVATALARGEGPPWGVAAYLTGVALLSLGCFALLPETRPVPEPAETGPEAAPA, encoded by the coding sequence ATGACCCGGCTCGCCGCCGCCTCGCTCGCCGGGACGGCGGTCGAGTTCTACGACTTCTTTGTGTACGGGACGGCCGCCGCGCTCGTCCTGGGCCCGCTCTTCTTCCCGACGTTCTCCCCGCTCGCCGGCACCTTGGCCGCTTTCGGCACCTTCGGGATCGGGTTCATCGCCCGTCCGCTCGGTTCTGTCGTCTTCGGTCATATCGGTGACCGGTACGGACGACGACCGGTGCTGTTCCTCTCGCTGCTCCTGACCGGTCTCGCCACGGTCGCCATCGGCTGTGTGCCCTCGTACGCGACGATCGGGGCCGCCGCCCCCGTCCTGCTGCTCGTGCTGCGCTTCCTTCAGGGGCTCGGGCTCGGCGGCGAGTGGGGCGGGGCGGTGCTGCTCACCGTGGAACACGCGCCCGCGCGGCGCCGCGCCCTGTGGTCGTCCATTCCGCAGATGGGCCCGTCCCTGGGGTTCCTGCTGGCCAACGGCGTGATGCTGGCGCTGTCGGCGGGGCTGACGGACGCCGAGTTCCGGGCGTGGGGGTGGCGGATCCCGTTCTGGGGGGCGGGGCTGCTCGCGGCGGGCGGGCTGCTGCTGCGCTCCTCCCTCACCGAGACCCCGCAGTTCCAGGAGCTCGGCGAACGCGCCCGGCTGCCGCTGGCGGAGGTGCTCCGCGACCACTGGCGGCTGGTGCTGCTGACGGCGGGGGCGCTGTCGGTCGGGTACGCCGTCTTCTACGCGGTGACCACCTGGGCCCTGGCGTACGCCACCGAGCGCCTCGGCGTGAGCCGTACGGTCATGCTCGTCTGCGTCATGGCCGCCGTCGCCGTCAAGGGCGCGCTGACCCCGGTCTCGGCCATGCTCGCCGACCGCTACGGGCGGCGGCCGCTCTGTCTGGCGGGGTGCACGGCCTGCGCGCTGTGGATGTTCCCGACGGTCGCGCTGCTCCAGACCGGCGAACCGCTGCTGATGTTCGCCGGGATCCTGGGTGCGCTGCTCGCGTTCATCACCATGTTCGCGGTGATCGCGGCCTATCTGCCGGAGCTCTACGAGCCCCGGGTGCGCTGCACGGGCGCGGCCGTCGGCTACAACCTGGGCGGGGTGCTGGGCGGCGCGCTGACCCCGCTCGTGGCGACCGCGCTGGCACGGGGCGAGGGGCCGCCGTGGGGCGTGGCGGCCTATCTGACCGGGGTCGCGCTGCTGAGCCTCGGCTGTTTCGCTCTCCTGCCGGAGACCCGGCCGGTGCCCGAGCCGGCGGAGACCGGCCCGGAGGCGGCACCCGCCTGA
- a CDS encoding TerC family protein codes for MDVSLTLWVLTILGLCALIAADFFIGRKPHDVSVKEAGIWTVVWIVLAALFGVGLLVFGDSKASGEFFAGFITEKSLSVDNLFVFILIMAKFSVPTHLQQRVLLFGVLIALVLRAIFIAAGAAIIASFSWVFYLFGAFLIYTAWKLIQEARSDDEEEEFEENRLLKTIEKRFGVADRYHGTKLFIQEHGKKVMTPLLVVMLAIGMTDVLFAMDSIPAIFGLTQDPYIVFTANAFALMGLRQLYFLIGGLLKKLVHLSYGLSVILGFIGVKLVLHALHENGVDVPEISIPVSLAVICGVLVVTTITSLMAAKKQTAAEESEKKSVGV; via the coding sequence GTGGACGTTTCCCTGACCCTTTGGGTGCTGACCATTCTCGGTCTGTGCGCCCTGATCGCGGCCGACTTCTTCATCGGGCGCAAACCCCATGACGTGTCGGTCAAGGAAGCCGGAATCTGGACGGTCGTCTGGATCGTGCTCGCCGCGCTCTTCGGCGTCGGCCTGCTGGTCTTCGGCGACAGCAAGGCGTCCGGCGAGTTCTTCGCGGGCTTCATCACCGAGAAGTCGCTCTCCGTCGACAACCTCTTCGTCTTCATCCTGATCATGGCGAAGTTCTCGGTGCCGACCCACCTCCAGCAGCGCGTGCTGCTCTTCGGTGTGCTGATAGCCCTGGTGCTGCGGGCGATATTCATCGCGGCCGGCGCCGCCATCATCGCCAGCTTCTCCTGGGTCTTCTACCTCTTCGGCGCCTTCCTGATCTACACCGCCTGGAAGCTCATCCAGGAGGCACGCTCCGACGACGAGGAAGAGGAGTTCGAGGAGAACCGCCTCCTCAAGACCATCGAGAAGCGGTTCGGTGTCGCCGACCGGTACCACGGCACCAAGCTCTTCATCCAGGAGCACGGCAAGAAGGTCATGACGCCGCTGCTCGTCGTCATGCTCGCCATCGGCATGACCGACGTGCTGTTCGCGATGGACTCGATCCCCGCGATCTTCGGCCTGACCCAGGACCCGTACATCGTCTTCACCGCCAACGCCTTCGCGCTGATGGGCCTGCGCCAGCTGTACTTCCTCATCGGCGGACTGCTCAAGAAGCTGGTCCACCTCAGCTACGGCCTCTCGGTGATCCTCGGCTTCATCGGTGTGAAGCTGGTGCTGCACGCCCTGCACGAGAACGGGGTGGACGTCCCCGAGATCTCCATCCCCGTCTCGCTCGCTGTCATCTGCGGCGTGCTGGTCGTCACCACGATCACCAGCCTGATGGCCGCCAAGAAGCAGACGGCGGCCGAGGAGTCCGAGAAGAAGAGCGTCGGGGTCTGA
- a CDS encoding TerD family protein, which produces MTAELVRGQNHPLPRTRLEIRVSAGTPIVAGATLGDESGTVRGTEWVAHPGTPTLPGLEVSRQAAADHRLAVDLEALPQDVHRVSVLLALPPGAAGPSRFAAVAAPFVAVTGLDGSEVASYTITGLDAESAVVALELYLRGGAWKVRAIGQGYAGGLADMLVDQGLPQARELAAVILDAVALGASRSVAAPPPRTSDEARVRAGAPGTGGSDAGPAGAAPPPEAAQQPLTDGGPIDYAHPRRTTSAPPPPPPTAPPGAPGEPPSPVAGDATGWSMDERLYNQVWGMFEDLARTTASYRSAVDFADSRMEQELDRALADPRSRIGSTGDRAREEASARREQLVERAREAFDRDLAQLTAESGVVEPALPPAYARWDNPVWHAYRVPMEIPMALRVGDLRLPERPELRIPMLVRLPLERGLWIDSGRSASEAAAFMDAEQVKRLAVETAVALAARLLAVYPAHEFAVHVVDPAGSAAGAFAPLTGAGVLGEPPAAGAQGVAAVLARLTQRVDLLQMAARGGAGADALPPGMDTAEQLLIVNDFPHGFDDRAVNQLRYLADEGPSVGVHLLMVADREDASAYGPVLQPLWRSLLRLTPVPDDHLADPWVGHAWTYEPPLVPSGSAILGQVLGQVADARRASPR; this is translated from the coding sequence ATGACGGCCGAGCTGGTACGGGGACAGAACCATCCCCTGCCCCGGACCCGACTGGAGATCCGGGTGTCGGCCGGCACACCGATCGTCGCCGGCGCCACTCTGGGAGACGAGAGCGGCACGGTGCGCGGTACGGAGTGGGTGGCCCACCCCGGCACGCCCACGCTGCCGGGCCTGGAGGTCTCCCGGCAGGCCGCCGCCGACCACCGCCTCGCCGTGGACCTGGAGGCGCTGCCGCAGGACGTGCACCGGGTGAGCGTGCTGCTCGCGCTGCCGCCCGGGGCGGCGGGCCCGAGCCGGTTCGCCGCCGTCGCCGCGCCCTTCGTGGCCGTCACCGGCCTCGACGGCAGCGAGGTCGCCAGCTACACGATCACCGGCCTGGACGCGGAGTCGGCGGTCGTCGCGCTGGAGCTCTATCTGCGAGGCGGCGCCTGGAAGGTCCGCGCGATCGGCCAGGGCTACGCGGGCGGCCTCGCCGACATGCTGGTCGACCAGGGCCTGCCGCAGGCCCGTGAGCTCGCCGCCGTCATCCTGGACGCGGTCGCCCTGGGCGCCTCCCGCTCGGTCGCGGCGCCCCCGCCCCGTACGTCCGACGAGGCACGGGTACGGGCCGGCGCGCCCGGCACGGGCGGGAGCGACGCCGGTCCGGCGGGCGCCGCACCCCCGCCGGAGGCCGCCCAGCAGCCCCTGACGGACGGCGGGCCGATCGACTACGCGCACCCGCGCCGCACGACCAGCGCGCCTCCGCCGCCGCCTCCCACCGCGCCGCCCGGCGCCCCCGGCGAGCCGCCGTCCCCCGTGGCGGGCGACGCCACCGGCTGGTCCATGGACGAGCGGCTCTACAACCAGGTGTGGGGCATGTTCGAGGACCTGGCCCGCACCACCGCCTCGTACCGCAGCGCCGTCGACTTCGCGGACTCGCGGATGGAGCAGGAGCTCGACCGGGCCCTCGCGGATCCGCGCAGCCGGATCGGCTCCACCGGCGACCGGGCCCGCGAGGAGGCCTCGGCCCGGCGCGAGCAGCTGGTCGAGCGCGCGCGCGAGGCCTTCGACCGGGACCTCGCGCAGCTGACCGCCGAGTCCGGGGTCGTCGAGCCCGCCCTGCCGCCCGCCTACGCCCGCTGGGACAACCCCGTCTGGCACGCCTACCGGGTGCCGATGGAGATCCCGATGGCCCTGCGCGTCGGGGACCTGCGGCTGCCGGAGCGGCCGGAGCTGCGGATTCCGATGCTGGTGCGGCTGCCGCTGGAGCGCGGGCTGTGGATCGACTCCGGGCGTTCGGCCTCCGAGGCCGCCGCCTTCATGGACGCCGAGCAGGTCAAGCGGCTCGCCGTGGAGACCGCGGTGGCGCTGGCGGCCCGGCTGCTCGCGGTGTACCCGGCGCACGAGTTCGCCGTGCACGTCGTGGACCCGGCAGGGTCGGCGGCCGGGGCGTTCGCGCCCCTCACGGGGGCGGGGGTGCTCGGTGAGCCGCCCGCGGCCGGTGCCCAGGGAGTGGCGGCCGTGCTCGCCCGGCTCACCCAGCGCGTCGACCTGCTCCAGATGGCCGCGCGAGGCGGCGCCGGGGCGGACGCGCTGCCGCCCGGTATGGACACCGCCGAGCAGCTCCTGATCGTCAATGACTTCCCGCACGGTTTCGACGACCGCGCGGTCAACCAGCTGCGCTATCTCGCGGACGAGGGCCCGTCGGTCGGGGTCCATCTGCTGATGGTCGCGGACCGCGAGGACGCCAGCGCGTACGGGCCGGTGCTGCAACCGCTGTGGCGCTCGCTGCTGCGGCTCACACCGGTCCCGGACGATCATCTCGCCGATCCGTGGGTGGGGCACGCGTGGACGTACGAGCCGCCACTGGTCCCGTCCGGCAGCGCGATCCTGGGGCAGGTGCTCGGCCAGGTCGCGGACGCGCGGCGCGCCTCGCCGCGCTGA
- a CDS encoding TerD family protein, producing the protein MTVNLTKGQAISLEKQGGGTLTAVRMGLGWQAAPRRGLFGSRTREIDLDASAVLFADKQPVDVVFFRHLVSDDGSVRHTGDNLVGGAGQGGDDESILVDLQRVPVHIDQIVFTVNSFTGQTFQEVQNAFCRIVDESNGQELARYTLDGGGQYTAQIMAKVHRAGTGWQMTAIGNPSNGRTFQDLMPAILPHL; encoded by the coding sequence GTGACGGTCAATCTGACCAAGGGCCAGGCCATCAGCCTGGAGAAGCAGGGTGGCGGCACCCTGACCGCGGTGCGGATGGGGCTCGGTTGGCAGGCGGCGCCGCGCCGCGGCCTGTTCGGCTCGCGCACCCGGGAGATCGACCTGGACGCCTCGGCGGTGCTCTTCGCCGACAAGCAGCCGGTGGACGTGGTGTTCTTCCGCCACCTCGTCAGTGACGACGGCTCGGTCCGGCACACCGGCGACAACCTGGTGGGCGGCGCGGGCCAGGGCGGCGACGACGAGTCGATCCTCGTCGACCTCCAGCGCGTCCCGGTCCACATCGACCAGATCGTCTTCACGGTGAACTCGTTCACCGGCCAGACGTTCCAGGAAGTGCAGAACGCGTTCTGCCGCATCGTCGACGAGAGCAACGGCCAGGAGCTGGCGCGCTACACGCTGGACGGCGGCGGTCAGTACACGGCGCAGATCATGGCCAAGGTGCACCGCGCGGGCACGGGCTGGCAGATGACCGCCATCGGCAACCCGTCCAACGGCCGCACCTTCCAGGACCTGATGCCGGCGATCCTGCCGCATCTGTAG
- the uvrB gene encoding excinuclease ABC subunit UvrB, with amino-acid sequence MRPVSKIERTVAPFEVVSPYQPSGDQPAAIAELERRIRAGEKDVVLLGATGTGKSATTAWMIEKLQRPTLVMAPNKTLAAQLANEFRELLPNNAVEYFVSYYDYYQPEAYVPQSDTYIEKDSSINEEVERLRHSATNSLLTRRDVIVVASVSCIYGLGTPQEYVDRMVPLKVGEEIDRDQLLRRFVDIQYTRNDVAFSRGTFRVRGDTIEIFPVYEELAVRIEMFGDEIEALSTLHPLTGEIISEDRELYVFPASHYVAGPERMEKAVTGIEQELEQRLAELDKQGKLLEAQRLRMRTTYDIEMLRQIGSCSGVENYSMHFDGRDPGTAPNTLLDYFPDDFLLVLDESHVTVPQIGAMYEGDASRKRTLVDHGFRLPSAMDNRPLKWEEFLGRVDQTVYLSATPGKYELSRGDGFVEQIIRPTGLVDPEVVVKPTEGQIDDLVHEIRKRTEKDERVLVTTLTKKMAEDLTDYFLEMGIQVRYLHSDVDTLRRVELLRELRAGEFDVLVGINLLREGLDLPEVSLVAILDADKEGFLRSGTSLIQTIGRAARNVSGQVHMYADRITPSMEKAIEETNRRREKQVAYNKERGIDPQPLRKKINDIVATIAREEVDTEQLLGSGYRKAKDGKGAKAPVPALGGKAAKSKAKAGKGGEVLTDRPAAELAEQIEEMTDRMRAAAAELQFEIAARLRDEVGELKKELRQMREAGQA; translated from the coding sequence ATGCGGCCCGTTTCCAAGATCGAACGTACGGTGGCGCCTTTCGAGGTCGTCAGCCCCTACCAGCCCAGCGGCGACCAGCCGGCGGCCATCGCCGAGCTGGAGCGGCGCATCCGTGCAGGTGAGAAGGATGTCGTCCTGCTGGGCGCGACCGGCACCGGAAAGTCGGCGACGACTGCCTGGATGATCGAGAAGCTCCAGCGCCCCACGCTCGTCATGGCGCCGAACAAGACGCTGGCGGCCCAGCTGGCGAACGAGTTCCGCGAGCTCCTGCCCAACAACGCCGTCGAGTACTTCGTGTCGTACTACGACTACTACCAGCCCGAGGCGTACGTCCCGCAGTCGGACACGTACATCGAGAAGGACTCCTCGATCAACGAGGAGGTCGAGCGGCTGCGCCACTCGGCGACGAACTCGCTGCTGACCCGCCGCGACGTGATCGTCGTGGCCTCCGTCTCGTGCATCTACGGCCTGGGCACGCCGCAGGAGTACGTCGACCGGATGGTGCCGCTGAAGGTCGGCGAGGAGATCGACCGCGACCAGCTGCTGCGCCGCTTCGTCGACATCCAGTACACGCGCAACGACGTGGCCTTCTCGCGCGGCACGTTCCGGGTGCGCGGTGACACCATCGAGATCTTCCCGGTCTACGAGGAGCTGGCCGTCCGGATCGAGATGTTCGGCGACGAGATCGAGGCGCTGTCCACGCTCCACCCGCTCACCGGCGAGATCATCAGCGAGGACCGGGAGCTCTACGTCTTCCCCGCCAGCCACTACGTGGCAGGGCCGGAGCGCATGGAGAAGGCGGTCACCGGCATCGAGCAGGAGCTGGAGCAGCGCCTGGCCGAGCTGGACAAGCAGGGCAAGCTCCTGGAGGCCCAGCGGCTGCGGATGCGCACCACGTACGACATCGAGATGCTGCGCCAGATCGGCAGCTGCTCGGGCGTCGAGAACTACTCGATGCACTTCGACGGCCGCGACCCCGGCACCGCGCCCAACACGCTGCTCGACTACTTCCCGGACGACTTCCTGCTCGTCCTCGACGAGTCGCACGTGACCGTCCCCCAGATCGGCGCGATGTACGAGGGGGACGCCTCCCGCAAGCGCACCCTGGTCGACCACGGCTTCCGGCTGCCCTCCGCGATGGACAACCGGCCGCTGAAGTGGGAGGAGTTCCTGGGTCGCGTCGACCAGACCGTCTACCTCTCGGCGACGCCCGGCAAGTACGAGCTGTCGCGCGGCGACGGCTTCGTGGAGCAGATCATCCGCCCCACCGGCCTGGTCGACCCGGAGGTCGTGGTCAAGCCCACCGAGGGGCAGATCGACGACCTGGTGCACGAGATCCGCAAGCGCACCGAGAAGGACGAGCGCGTCCTGGTCACCACCCTCACCAAGAAGATGGCCGAGGACCTGACCGACTACTTCCTGGAGATGGGCATCCAGGTGCGGTACCTGCACAGCGACGTCGACACGCTGCGCCGCGTCGAGCTGCTGCGGGAGCTGCGGGCGGGCGAGTTCGACGTGCTGGTCGGCATCAACCTGCTCCGCGAGGGCCTGGACCTGCCCGAGGTGTCGCTGGTCGCGATCCTCGACGCCGACAAGGAGGGCTTCCTCCGCTCGGGCACCTCGCTGATCCAGACCATCGGCCGCGCGGCGCGCAACGTCTCCGGCCAGGTCCACATGTACGCCGACAGGATCACCCCGTCGATGGAGAAGGCCATCGAGGAGACCAACCGCCGCCGGGAGAAGCAGGTCGCGTACAACAAGGAGCGCGGCATCGACCCGCAGCCGCTGCGGAAGAAGATCAACGACATCGTCGCGACCATCGCGCGCGAGGAGGTCGACACCGAGCAGCTGCTCGGCTCCGGCTACCGCAAGGCGAAGGACGGCAAGGGCGCCAAGGCGCCGGTCCCCGCGCTCGGTGGCAAGGCGGCGAAGTCGAAGGCGAAGGCGGGCAAGGGCGGCGAGGTCCTCACCGACCGCCCGGCCGCCGAACTCGCCGAGCAGATCGAGGAGATGACCGACCGAATGCGGGCCGCCGCCGCCGAGTTGCAGTTCGAGATCGCCGCCAGATTGCGCGACGAAGTCGGGGAGCTGAAGAAGGAGTTGCGGCAGATGCGGGAGGCGGGTCAGGCCTGA
- a CDS encoding MHYT domain-containing protein, with translation MHGTVDGFTYGLVTPVVAFLMACLGGALGLRCTARSLRADRPFRALWLALGATSIGSGIWTMHFIAMMGFTVRQEVLSYDRPITFASLGLAVVMVGIGIFIVGYRGATPLALVTGGTITGLGVASMHYLGMAGIRLHGEFAYNTLTVSLSVVIAVVAATAALWAAVSVNGFLASLGASVVMGLAVSGMHYTGMAALSVHLHDGAGTAAGDSSATVLAPMLIGPVAFLVLAGVVVMFDPLVVMGKPEWEKRPPRPAPVPRHLPSFPDRTEWAAPHRPGEGSSSPHDW, from the coding sequence ATGCACGGGACGGTCGACGGCTTCACCTATGGCCTCGTCACGCCAGTCGTGGCGTTCCTCATGGCCTGTCTGGGCGGTGCGCTCGGGCTGCGCTGCACGGCCAGGTCACTGCGGGCCGACCGGCCCTTCAGAGCGCTCTGGCTGGCGCTCGGCGCCACCTCCATAGGCTCCGGCATATGGACCATGCACTTCATCGCGATGATGGGCTTCACGGTCCGCCAGGAGGTGCTGAGCTACGACCGGCCGATCACGTTCGCCAGCCTGGGCCTGGCCGTCGTCATGGTCGGCATCGGCATCTTCATCGTCGGCTACCGGGGGGCCACACCCCTGGCCCTGGTCACCGGCGGGACCATCACCGGGCTCGGCGTGGCGTCGATGCACTACCTCGGGATGGCCGGAATTCGACTGCACGGCGAGTTCGCGTACAACACCCTCACCGTCAGCCTCTCCGTGGTGATCGCGGTCGTCGCGGCCACCGCCGCCCTCTGGGCGGCCGTCTCGGTCAACGGCTTCCTGGCCAGCCTCGGCGCCAGCGTCGTCATGGGCCTCGCCGTGAGCGGCATGCACTACACGGGGATGGCCGCGCTCAGCGTCCATCTGCACGACGGAGCGGGCACCGCCGCCGGGGACTCCTCCGCCACCGTGCTCGCGCCGATGCTCATCGGCCCGGTCGCGTTCCTGGTGCTCGCGGGCGTCGTCGTGATGTTCGACCCGCTCGTGGTGATGGGCAAGCCCGAGTGGGAGAAGCGGCCGCCCCGCCCGGCGCCCGTCCCCCGCCATCTGCCCTCGTTCCCGGACCGGACCGAGTGGGCCGCCCCGCACCGGCCGGGCGAGGGCTCTTCGTCGCCGCACGACTGGTGA
- a CDS encoding methylated-DNA--[protein]-cysteine S-methyltransferase, whose protein sequence is MNSDEQFERASRGPERVVWAVVGSDIGPLLLAATDQGLVNVAFHAREAVRDRALRGLAARLGAEPVPAGPGGTGPLAEPIRQLEAYFAGDLRAFELPLDWSLSSGFNRQVLRELEATVPYGTVVGYGDLADRVGQPRAAQAVGAAMGSNPLPVVVPCHRVVESDGGLGGFGGGLETKRQLLALEGVLPQPLF, encoded by the coding sequence ATGAACAGCGACGAGCAGTTCGAGCGGGCCTCGCGGGGGCCGGAGCGGGTGGTGTGGGCGGTCGTCGGCAGCGACATCGGCCCCCTGCTGCTCGCCGCGACCGACCAGGGGCTGGTGAACGTGGCCTTCCACGCCCGGGAGGCGGTCCGGGACAGGGCGCTGCGCGGCCTGGCGGCCCGGCTGGGGGCCGAGCCGGTCCCGGCCGGCCCCGGCGGGACGGGCCCGCTGGCCGAGCCCATACGCCAGCTGGAGGCGTACTTCGCGGGTGACCTGCGCGCGTTCGAGCTGCCGCTGGACTGGTCGCTGTCCTCCGGGTTCAACCGCCAGGTGCTCCGCGAGCTGGAGGCGACCGTTCCATACGGGACGGTGGTGGGGTACGGCGACCTCGCCGACCGGGTCGGCCAGCCCCGGGCGGCGCAGGCGGTGGGCGCCGCGATGGGGTCCAACCCGCTGCCGGTCGTGGTGCCCTGCCACCGGGTGGTGGAGAGCGACGGCGGGCTCGGCGGGTTCGGCGGCGGCCTGGAGACCAAGCGGCAGCTGCTCGCCCTGGAAGGGGTGCTTCCGCAGCCTCTGTTCTGA
- a CDS encoding cupin domain-containing protein: MTTNDHIETPSVVAAAPASFVVHIPDAELEPEPLDPGQIVSGSPEVTGKVLWESPDGKQVRGIWQITPGVVTDTEANELFVVVSGRATVEVAGGDTLELGPGDACVLREGDRTTWTVHETLRKAYHISL, from the coding sequence ATGACGACCAATGATCACATCGAGACCCCTTCCGTTGTCGCGGCCGCACCGGCCTCGTTCGTTGTCCACATCCCGGACGCCGAGCTGGAGCCGGAGCCCCTGGACCCCGGCCAGATCGTCTCGGGCTCCCCCGAGGTCACCGGCAAGGTGCTCTGGGAGTCGCCCGACGGCAAGCAGGTGCGCGGCATCTGGCAGATCACTCCCGGCGTGGTGACCGACACCGAGGCCAATGAGCTCTTCGTGGTGGTCAGCGGGCGCGCGACCGTCGAGGTGGCGGGCGGCGACACCCTGGAGCTCGGCCCCGGCGACGCGTGCGTGCTGCGCGAGGGCGACCGGACGACGTGGACCGTGCACGAGACGCTGCGCAAGGCGTACCACATCAGCCTCTAG